A single window of Microplitis demolitor isolate Queensland-Clemson2020A chromosome 7, iyMicDemo2.1a, whole genome shotgun sequence DNA harbors:
- the LOC103572259 gene encoding membrane-associated protein Hem, which produces MARPLISSQQKLAEKLIILNDRGIGMLTRIYNIKKACGDAKSKPAFLSDKTLESSIKLIVRKFPNIDVKGLQTITNLRNEIIKSLSLYYYTFVDLLDFKDNVCELLTTMDACGVHLDITLNFDLTKAYLDLTVIYVTLMILLSKVEDRKAVLGLFNVAHEMVHNQSDHSFPRLGQMIMDYDLPLKKLSEEFVPHSKLLRNALNSLWAIYPSRNLSADSWRADQKLSLIGSPGQILKASATDTMSCETLSLDKIEKWIILGFTLCHSFLNQEQSNKLWVTALESRWVLALFRDEVIYIHQYIQSFFETIKGYSKKISEVKECYNHAIQKSSYRHRERRKFLRTALKELGLILTDQPGLLGPKALLVFMGLSHARDEILWILRHGDNPPNQGKGKGRGNEDLVDRQLPELLFHCEELRALVRKYSQVLQRYYVQFLSGFDAPTLHQIIQSLPICPEDEGAILSDLCSVMANVSIKQVEENDLFDFRPLRLDWIRLQAYMSVNKCNMSLTDNRELASFMDTVIFHTKMIDNLDEMLIDTSDLSIFCFYSKIFEDQFHMCLEFPAQNRYIVAFPLICSHFQSCTHELCPEERHHIRERSLSVVNMFLDEMAKEAKNIITTICDEQCNMSDKLLPKHCAQLISQVVNRKKKDKNKKNIYEIHKPGVESYRKTREELTTMDKLHMALTELCYAINFCPTINVWEYTFAPREYLNQHLETRFSRALVGMVMFNPDASEIAKPSELFVSVRAYMNVLQTVENYIHIDITRVFNNALLQQTQALDSHGDKTIAALYTQWYSEVLLRRVSAGNICYSSNQRAFVSLSVESAVPFNAEEFSDINELRALTELIGPYGMKMLNETLMWHISSQVQELKKLVANNKEVLIALRTNFDKPDIMKEQFKRLQHVENVLQRVTIIGVILSFRQLAQAALVDVLEERIPFLLSSILDFRHHLPSGDPMRLISEMTSAAGLMCKVDPTLTNALKIQKAEVDEDEHLLVCLLMVFVAVSIPKLARNENSFYRASLEGHSNNIHCIATAINNIFGALFTICGQNDIEDRMKEFLALASSSLLRLGQEIDKETIKNRESIYLLLDEIVQESPFLTMDLLESCFPYALIRNAYHDVYKLEHNQM; this is translated from the coding sequence ATGGCTCGTCCATTAATTTCGAGCCAGCAAAAATTAGcagaaaaactaattattctTAATGATCGTGGTATAGGAATGTTGACCCGCATTTACAATATCAAGAAAGCTTGTGGTGATGCGAAATCTAAACCAGCTTTTTTATCTGACAAAACACTTGAATcatctattaaattaatcgtCCGTAAATTTCCAAATATAGATGTTAAAGGACTTCAAACAATCACAAACTTGCgcaatgaaataataaagtcACTGTCTTTATATTACTACACATTCGTTGACTTGTTAGATTTTAAAGATAACGTTTGCGAATTACTAACAACTATGGACGCCTGTGGAGTGCATTTGGATATAActcttaattttgatttaactaAAGCATATCTAGATCTAACAGTAATTTACGTTACTCTTATGATTTTACTTTCAAAAGTAGAAGATCGGAAGGCCGTATTAGGTCTCTTTAATGTAGCCCATGAAATGGTTCATAATCAATCCGATCATAGTTTTCCTCGATTAGGTCAAATGATCATGGATTATGATCTTCCACTAAAAAAACTTTCAGAAGAATTTGTTCCtcactcaaaattattaagaaatgcTTTGAACTCACTTTGGGCTATTTATCCAAGCAGAAATTTGTCAGCAGACAGTTGGAGAGCAGatcaaaaattgagcttgatcggaaGCCCAGGGCAAATATTGAAAGCTTCAGCCACTGACACAATGTCTTGTGAAACATTAAGTTtggataaaatagaaaaatggatcaTTCTAGGTTTCACGTTGTGTCACTCctttttaaatcaagaacAATCAAACAAATTGTGGGTCACTGCTCTTGAGTCTAGGTGGGTGTTAGCCCTTTTTCGTGATGAAGTTATCTACATACATCAATATATTCAATCTTTTTTCGAAACTATTAAAggctatagtaaaaaaatttcagaagtGAAAGAATGTTATAATCATgcaattcaaaaatctagtTACAGACATAGAGAAAGACGAAAATTCTTGAGAACTGCTTTAAAAGAATTGGGATTAATCTTGACTGATCAACCCGGTCTCTTAGGCCCTAAAGCATTGCTAGTATTCATGGGTTTATCTCACGCAAGGgatgaaattttatggattttaAGACATGGAGATAATCCACCGAATCAAGGAAAAGGAAAAGGACGTGGAAATGAAGACTTGGTTGATAGACAACTTCCTGAACTTTTGTTTCATTGTGAAGAGTTAAGAGCTCTTGTTAGAAAATATTCTCAAGTTCTTCAACGTTATTATGTTCAGTTTTTATCAGGTTTTGATGCTCCTACACttcatcaaataattcaaagccTCCCAATTTGCCCGGAGGATGAAGGAGCAATTTTAAGTGATTTATGTTCAGTAATGGCAAATGTATCGATAAAACAAGTTGAAGAGAATGATTTGTTTGATTTTCGTCCATTAAGACTTGACTGGATTAGATTGCAAGCGTACATGTCTGTAAACAAATGTAATATGAGCCTCACGGATAATCGTGAGTTGGCGTCTTTTATGGATACAGTAATTTTCCACACGAAAATGATAGACAATCTTGATGAAATGCTTATTGACACTTCAGATTTGTCCATTTTCTGTTTTTatagcaaaatttttgaagatcAATTCCATATGTGTCTCGAATTTCCCGCTCAAAACAGATACATTGTTGCTTTTCCACTTATATGTAGTCACTTTCAAAGTTGTACTCATGAGCTTTGTCCTGAAGAACGACATCATATTCGAGAACGAAGTCTTTCTGTCGTAAATATGTTTCTTGATGAAATGGCGAAAGAAGctaaaaatatcataacaACAATTTGTGATGAACAATGCAATATGAGTGACAAACTTTTACCGAAACACTGTGCGCAATTGATTTCACAAGTTgttaatcgtaaaaaaaaagataaaaataaaaagaacatTTATGAAATTCATAAACCTGGAGTAGAAAGCTATAGAAAAACTAGGGAAGAGCTCACTACCATGGATAAATTACATATGGCGTTGACTGAACTTTGCtatgcaattaatttttgtccTACTATTAATGTCTGGGAATACACATTTGCACCACGAGAGTACCTAAACCAGCATCTCGAAACAAGGTTTTCTAGAGCTCTAGTTGGTATGGTGATGTTTAATCCAGATGCTAGTGAAATAGCGAAACCATCAGAACTTTTTGTGAGTGTTCGAGCATACATGAACGTGCTTCAAACggttgaaaattatattcatattgATATTACTCGGGTTTTTAATAATGCACTTCTTCAGCAAACTCAAGCATTAGATAGTCATGGTGATAAAACCATTGCTGCTCTGTATACACAATGGTATTCTGAAGTCTTATTAAGGCGTGTTAGTGCTGGCAATATTTGTTATTCTTCGAATCAACGAGCGTTTGTGAGTTTATCGGTAGAAAGTGCGGTACCATTTAATGCAGAAGAATTTTCAGATATTAATGAACTCCGGGCTTTAACTGAGCTTATAGGTCCGTACGGAATGAAAATGCTCAATGAAACACTTATGTGGCATATTTCTAGTCAAGTGCAGGAACTAAAAAAACTTGTTGCTAACAATAAAGAAGTCCTTATAGCTCTTAGAACTAATTTCGATAAGCCCGATATTATGAAGGAGCAATTCAAGCGATTGCAACATGTTGAAAATGTTCTACAGAGAGTTACAATAATTGGGGTCATTCTCAGTTTTAGACAACTCGCACAAGCTGCTTTAGTTGATGTTTTAGAAGAACGTATACCTTTTCTTCTAAGTTCAATACTCGATTTTCGGCATCATTTGCCGTCGGGCGATCCAATGCGCTTGATTTCTGAAATGACTTCTGCTGCTGGGTTGATGTGCAAAGTAGATCCAACACTCACCAATgcactaaaaattcaaaaagcaGAAGTAGATGAGGATGAGCATTTATTAGTTTGTCTCTTGATGGTTTTTGTGGCTGTTTCCATTCCAAAATTAGCTCgtaatgaaaattcattttatcgTGCATCATTAGAAGGGCATTCAAACAATATACATTGCATTGCTACCGCTATAAACAACATATTCGGTGCACTTTTTACAATATGTGGTCAAAATGATATCGAAGATAGAATGAAGGAATTCTTAGCATTGGCTTCATCCAGTTTGCTGAGACTCGGCcaagaaattgataaagaaactataaaaaacAGGGAGTCAATTTATCTTTTACTCGATGAAATCGTTCAAGAGTCACCATTTTTAACAATGGATCTTCTAGAAAGTTGTTTTCCCTATGCGCTTATACGGAATGCATACCATGATGTATACAAATTAGAACATAATCAAATGTAA